A portion of the Drosophila sechellia strain sech25 chromosome 2R, ASM438219v1, whole genome shotgun sequence genome contains these proteins:
- the LOC6609756 gene encoding LOW QUALITY PROTEIN: uncharacterized protein LOC6609756 (The sequence of the model RefSeq protein was modified relative to this genomic sequence to represent the inferred CDS: inserted 2 bases in 2 codons; deleted 2 bases in 1 codon), which produces MQIFELIKLAKSSSSSSGGSLRSGSGSRIIIKFDINNIRNRCIALCPPLXSPRLDSLLINKRRLPWQKFGDGPRCLKILRHLSSRAKVKVSRRRSRTWPADLEIWGSTYMHTCXITYNGTSIRVHKGDVGIANLANALEGNALHTCVYVTVA; this is translated from the exons ATGCAAATTTTTGAGCTGATCAAACTGgccaagagcagcagcagcagcagcggcggcagcctacgcagcggcagcggctcaagaattattattaaattcgatataaataatattcgCAACCGCTGCATCGCGCTGTGCCCCCCGC GATCCCCTCGGCTGGACAGTCTGCTGATTAATAAAAGACGGCTGCCGTGGCAGAAGTTCGGAGATGGCCCGCGGTGCTTAAAAATTCTGAGGCATCTGTCAAGTCGAGCGAAGGTGAAGGTTTCGCGCAGGCGCAGCAGGACCTGGCCTGCAGATCTCGAGATCTGGGGA TCTACGTATATGCATACGT ATATAACATACAATGGTACGAGTATACGGGTGCACAAAGGCGATGTGGGGATCGCGAACCTTGCAAACGCTTTGGAGGGGAACGCTTTGCATACGTGCGTGTATGTGACAGTCGCATAA